The Polyangium mundeleinium genome contains the following window.
GCGGGTCGGCCTTGGCCGTCGTCTCGGTGGGTTTTGCCTCCGTCGTGCCCGCGCCCGGCTCCTTCACGGCGCCGCCGCCCTCCTGCGCGCCGCCGCCGCAGCCGAACGCGGCGGCGAGGCCAAAGCCGAGGAAAGCCGTGCCGAACGTGAGCCAACGAAGAGCCTTCATGGAAACATTCCTCCCGCGACGAAAGAAAAACGGTTTGTCAGCGCAGCACCAGGGTCGGCGCCGGCTCCCCTTCGATCCAGTGCTCTTGCAGGACGAGCCCCGGCGAGACCATGGAGCCGCCGTAGGTCTCGCCGAACGAGAACAGCTCGAAGATCCGCCGATCGCCCGGCTTGATCGGGAACATCACCTGGCCCGACGGGGGCGCGGGCACGCCCTCCTTGGGCTCGGGCATCCAGAGCGAGACGCCGCGGTTCGTGCCACCGACGAGCGAGGCCGCGGTGGTCTGTGTGTCGCAATGGACCTTGAGCCAGCCCCGCGCCCGCCACGCCCGGCAATGCTCGGCGCGCGGGCCTTTGCGGTGGATTCGCACGCGCGTCGCGGATTGCCATTCGGCCGGCGTGGGCGGCTTCGGCGTGCCTTCCTCGATCGGGATCGGCTCGAAATCGATCGGCTTTTCTTCCTCGTTCGCAGGTGCCGGCGGATCGGCCTTGGCGGCCGGCAAGAGCGCGAGGAAGAGCAAGGCGGCGAGGGTCCGGGCGCGGCTCATAAGGTCTTCAGGAAGGCGACGAGGGCCTCGCGGTCCTCGGCGGAAAGATGGCTCGTGTTGCCCATACGATCGCCGTTCAGCTCGACGAGCTTTTCGAGCGTCGAGACGCGGCCGTCGTGGAAATAAGGCGCCCTGCCGGCGACGAACCGAAGCGAGGGCGTCTTGAACTCCTGCTTCGACTCCTCGTCGAAGCCGCTCACGGGCGGCAGGCGCTTCAGCGGATACGGCGTGCGATCCGTGTAATGCGTCTCCGGCACGTGGCAGTGGGCGCATTTCGTGCCTTTGTTGAGGAAGAGCTCGCGCCCGCGTTTTTCCTTGTCGGTGAGCTCGCGGTTCTCCCGCGGGGGCGGGACGAGGCCCTCGCGCACGAACGTGGCCACGAGCGAGGCGCGCCCCACCGCGGCGCCGCCAATGTTCTGCGGCATGCCGCCCCAGCGATGCAGGCTCATGCCGGCCGTGACGCGCGCGCCGAGGTCCGCGTTTTCGCCGTGCCAGCCATAAGGGCCCGCCGCGCTCACGACGCCCGCGAGCATGGGGGTTCGGCGCGGAAAACCTTTGGCCTTGGCCAGGTCGGGGATGTTTTCGTAGACGCCCACGAAGTTCGTATGCAGCCCGTCGATCGTGTCGAACGTGGCCTCGTGCCAGACGTGCCCGTCGTCGCGCCCCTCGGGGTGGCAACCCGCGCAGCCGAGGCCGCCGCTCAGAATGGGATCCGTCGCGTTGTAGAAGAGCCGCCGCCCTTTTTGCGCCTCGGCCGAGAGGGTGTCGTCGGCGAGGTGCACGAGGGCTTGTCGATCCCGCACGATAGGATCCACAGGCGCCGGCGCGGTGAGGTCGAGCGCGACCACGTCGTAGGTCGCGCGGCAGAACACGTACGCCGTATCCTCGTCGGCCGAGAGCGCGATTCCCGCGGGCGCGCCGCATTCACCGGCCGCGCCGTATCCTGGGTCGTATTTCTGGCCCACCTGGAAGATACGAACGATCGCGAGCGTCGGATCGAGCGCGACCGCGTCGAGCTCGGTGACGACGTCGTCGCCCTCGCCCGCGACGAGCAGCGTGTCGGATTTCGCGCGGTAGACCATGGCGCGCGGCTGCGTGAACGGGCCCTTGTCGCGGCCCGGGATCGACACAGGCGTGTCCGCGGTCATCGTCAGATCCGCGACCCGGCTCTTTTGCGAAGGCAGTCCGCCCACGTGCGTCGCGGCGAGCTGCTCCGGCGCGGCGCGGCCAATTTTTCCGGGCAGGAGCACGACGTCCACCGTCGGCTGCCCGAACCACGAGCGCCGCGCGAGCGCGCCCACCGCGTGCCGCGCCACGAAGAGCCGACCCTCGTCGGGCGAGGTCACGAGCGAATATCCGAGCGAAGCGTGGAGCTTCTTGCCCGACGGCGCGCGCACGGGCGAGGGCATCACGCCGATCGTCGTCACGACCGGCGCGCCGGATTCTTCGCCGATGTGCGTCACGTCCGCGCCCACGAGGTGGCTCACGAGGATCTCGCCGCTCCCGAGCACCACGATGCCGCGCGGCTCACGCGCGACGTCCGCCGACCACACGACCTTTCCTGTCACGAGATCGATCTTTGAAACCATGTGCGTCCACGCGCTCGTCACGAACGCGTGGCGCGCGTCCGACGTCGCCGCGAGGCCCCATGCATCCGCGGGCAAAGGCACGCGGCTCGCCTCGGCGAGGGCGCCGGACGCGTCGGGCTTGAGCACGAGGAGCAGGCCGGGATCGCGAATCGTCACGAGCACGGCGCCGTCGATCGGAAGGACCGCGGCCGGCGCGCCGGGGAGCGGAACCTCCGTCGCGGCCACGCCCGGCGCGAGCGGGAGCGGGATTCGGCGAAGGACCTTGTGATCCTCGTCGGCCACGAAGAGAGCATCCCCCTGGCGGCTCCGCGCGATCACGCTGCCTTGCTGTTCGGCCGGCGAAAGGGGTTTTGGCGGTGCGGGCG
Protein-coding sequences here:
- a CDS encoding cytochrome c peroxidase, encoding MGGPNPRLLFAFAIAIASPLACSSPKDTPDASAPAPSASQAIAPPASSAAPAPPKPLSPAEQQGSVIARSRQGDALFVADEDHKVLRRIPLPLAPGVAATEVPLPGAPAAVLPIDGAVLVTIRDPGLLLVLKPDASGALAEASRVPLPADAWGLAATSDARHAFVTSAWTHMVSKIDLVTGKVVWSADVAREPRGIVVLGSGEILVSHLVGADVTHIGEESGAPVVTTIGVMPSPVRAPSGKKLHASLGYSLVTSPDEGRLFVARHAVGALARRSWFGQPTVDVVLLPGKIGRAAPEQLAATHVGGLPSQKSRVADLTMTADTPVSIPGRDKGPFTQPRAMVYRAKSDTLLVAGEGDDVVTELDAVALDPTLAIVRIFQVGQKYDPGYGAAGECGAPAGIALSADEDTAYVFCRATYDVVALDLTAPAPVDPIVRDRQALVHLADDTLSAEAQKGRRLFYNATDPILSGGLGCAGCHPEGRDDGHVWHEATFDTIDGLHTNFVGVYENIPDLAKAKGFPRRTPMLAGVVSAAGPYGWHGENADLGARVTAGMSLHRWGGMPQNIGGAAVGRASLVATFVREGLVPPPRENRELTDKEKRGRELFLNKGTKCAHCHVPETHYTDRTPYPLKRLPPVSGFDEESKQEFKTPSLRFVAGRAPYFHDGRVSTLEKLVELNGDRMGNTSHLSAEDREALVAFLKTL